A window of the Cicer arietinum cultivar CDC Frontier isolate Library 1 chromosome 6, Cicar.CDCFrontier_v2.0, whole genome shotgun sequence genome harbors these coding sequences:
- the LOC101493006 gene encoding uncharacterized protein has product MGQAFRKLFDTFFGNTEMRVVMLGLDAAGKTTILYKLHIGEVLSTVPTIGFNVEKVQYKNVIFTVWDVGGQEKLRALWRHYFNNTDGLIYVVDSLDRERLGKAKQEFQTIINDPFMLNSVILVFANKQDLRGAMTAREVCEGLGLFDLKNRKWHIQGTCALKGDGLYEGLDWLSSTLKEMKSAGYSSLGLGTSSF; this is encoded by the exons ATGGGTCAAGCTTTTCGCAAGCTTTTCGATACTTTCTTCGGCAATACCGAGATGCGG GTTGTCATGCTTGGTCTTGATGCTGCTGGAAAAACAACTATATTGTACAAGCTACACATTGGAGAAGTTTTATCTACTGTTCCTACCATTG GTTTCAATGTAGAGAAGGTTCAGTATAAGAATGTTATTTTCACGGTTTGGGATGTTGGGGGGCAAGAGAAATTGAGGGCactctggaggcattattttaACAACACAGATGGTTTG ATATACGTTGTTGATAGTCTGGACCGCGAGAGACTTGGGAAAGCAAAGCAGGAATTTCAG ACAATCATAAACGACCCATTTATGCTCAACAGTGTCATCTTGGTGTTTGCCAACAAACAGGACCTG AGAGGAGCGATGACGGCCAGAGAAGTATGTGAAGGATTAGGTCTCTTTGATCTCAAGAATAGAAAATGGCACATTCAAGGCACTTGTGCACTTAAGGGCGATGGCCTTTATGAGGGTTTGGACTGGTTGTCCTCAACACTGAAGGAGATGAAGTCTGCTGGATACTCTTCATTAGGATTAGGAACTTCATCCTTCTAG
- the LOC101492671 gene encoding protein EXPORTIN 1A codes for MAAEKLRDLSQPIDVPLLDATVAAFYGTGSKQERSAADLILRDLQNNPDMWLQVMHILQNTQNLNTKFFALQVLEGVIKYRWNALPAEQRDGMKNFISDIIVQLSSNESSFRMERLYVNKLNIILVQILKHEWPARWRSFIPDLVSAAKTSETICENCMAILKLLSEEVFDFSRGEMTQQKIKELKQSMNSEFQLIHELCLYVLSASQRTELIRATLSTLHAFLSWIPLGYIFESPLLETLLKFFPVPAYRNLTLQCLTEVASLQFGNYYDVQYVKMYGVFMGQLQSILPPTTNIPEAYAHGSSEEQAFIQNLALFFTSFFKVHIRILESTQENISTLLLGLEYLINISYVDDTEVFKVCLDYWNSLVSELFEPHRSLDNPAASASLMGLQVPSMLPGMVDGHGSQLLQRRQLYAGPMSKLRMLMICRMAKPEEVLIVEDENGNIVRETLKDNDVLVQYKIMRETLIYLAHLDHEDTEKQMLRKLSKQLSGEDWAWNNLNTLCWAIGSISGSMIEEQENRFLVMVIRDLLNLCEITKGKDNKAVIASNIMYVVGQYPRFLRAHWKFLKTVVNKLFEFMHETHPGVQDMACDTFLKIVQKCKRKFVITQVGENEPFVSELLSGLPITIADLEPHQIHSFYESVAHMIQAESDVQKRDEYIQRLMELPNKKWMEIIGQAHQNVDFLKDQDVIRTVLNILQTNTSVAASLGTFFLPQITLIFLDMLNVYRMYSELISKSISEGGPYASKSSYVKLLRSVKRETLKLIETFLDKAEDQPQIGKQFVPPMMDPVLGDYARNVPDARESEVLSLFATIVNKYKAAMIEDVPRIFEAVFQCTLEMITKNFEDYPEHRLKFFSLLRAIATHCFPALMCLSSQQLKLVMDSIMWAFRHTERNIAETGLNLLLEMLKKFQGSEFCNQFYQTYFVATENEIFAVLTDTFHKPGFKLHVLVLQHLFCLLETGVLTEPLWDVAATPYPYSSNAVFVREYTIKLLSASFPNMTTAEVTQFVNGLFESTNDLSTFKTHIRDFLIQSKEFSAQDNKDLYAEEAAAQRERERQRMLSIPGLIAPSELQDEMVDS; via the exons ATGGCCGCTGAGAAGCTCAGAGATTTGTCCCAACCGATTGATGTACCCTTGCTCGACGCCACCGTCGCCGCCTTCTATGGCACCGGATCTAAGCAAGAG AGAAGTGCTGCTGATTTGATTTTGCGAGACTTGCAAAACAATCCCGATATGTGGCTTCAAGTCATGCATATCTTGCAAAACACTCAAAATCTCAATACCAAGTTCTTTGCCTTGCAG GTTCTAGAGGGTGTAATTAAATATAGATGGAATGCATTACCTGCTGAGCAGCGAGATGGGATGAAAAATTTCATCTCTGATATTATCGTACAG CTTTCAAGCAATGAGTCCTCATTTCGAATGGAAAGGTTGTATGTCAACAAACTCAACATTATATTAGTTCAG ATTTTGAAGCATGAATGGCCAGCAAGATGGCGAAGCTTTATTCCTGATCTTGTCTCAGCAGCTAAAACTAGTGAAACAATCTGTGAGAATTGTATGGCTATATTGAAA CTTTTGAGTGAGGAGGTTTTTGATTTTTCAAGAGGAGAAATGACACAGCAGAAGATAAAAGAGCTTAAACAATCAATGAATAG TGAATTTCAACTCATACATGAGCTATGCTTATATGTTCTATCAGCATCCCAAAGGACTGAGCTCATACGTGCTACATTGTCCACATTGCATGCTTTCTTATCGTGGATTCCCTTGGGTTATATATTTGAATCACCATTG CTTGAGACACTCCTAAAGTTTTTCCCGGTTCCAGCATATCGAAACCTAACTTTGCAATGTTTAACAGAG GTGGCATCCCTTCAATTTGGGAATTATTATGATGTGCAGTATGTCAAGATGTATGGTGTATTCATGGGCCAATTGCAG AGCATACTCCCACCGACGACAAATATACCCGAGGCATATGCACATGGCTCTAGTGAAGAACAA GCATTTATACAGAACCTGGCACTGTTCTTCACCTCATTTTTTAAg GTTCACATTCGCATCCTGGAGTCCACTCAAGAGAATATATCGACTCTGCTATTGGGCCTTGAATATCTTATCAACATTTCATATGTAGATGATACCGAGGTCTTTAAG gTCTGTTTGGACTACTGGAATTCCTTGGTGTCGGAGCTGTTTGAGCCACACCGAAGTTTGGATAATCCTGCAGCTTCTGCAAGCTTGATGGGACTTCAG GTACCATCGATGCTTCCTGGTATGGTTGACGGGCATGGTTCTCAACTTCTTCAGCGCCGACAGCTATATGCTGGTCCCATGTCAAAGTTGAGAATGCTTATGATCTGTCGAATGGCTAAACCTGAAGAGGTTCTCAtagttgaagatgaaaatggGAATATTGTTCGTGAAACCTTGAAGGACAATGATGTTCTTGTTCAATATAAG ATTATGAGGGAGACTCTTATTTACTTGGCACATCTTGACCATGAGGATACTGAAAAGCAG ATGCTAAGGAAATTAAGTAAACAACTCAGTGGTGAGGATTGGGCATGGAACAATTTGAACACACTCTGTTGGGCAATTGGATCTATATCTGGTTCCATGATTGAAGAACAG GAAAACAGATTTTTGGTTATGGTAATTCGCGATTTGTTAAATCTATGTGAAATCACCAAGGGAAAAGATAACAAAGCAGTTATTGCAAGTAATATCAT GTATGTTGTTGGTCAGTATCCCCGATTTTTAAGAGCTCATTGGAAGTTTCTTAAAACTGTTGTTAACAAGTTGTTCGAGTTTATGCACGAGACACATCCTGGAGTTCAG gatATGGCTTGTGACACTTTTCTGAAAATAGTTCAGAAGTGCAAGCGTAAATTTGTGATCACCCAG GTTGGCGAAAATGAGCCATTTGTATCTGAACTTCTATCAGGCCTTCCAATCACTATTGCAGATCTTGAACCCCATCAGATACATTCCTTCTATGAATCT gTTGCTCATATGATTCAAGCAGAGTCTGATGTTCAGAAGAGAGATGAATATATTCAGCGGTTGATGGAGCTCCCAAATAAG AAATGGATGGAAATTATAGGGCAGGCACAtcaaaatgttgattttttgaAGGATCAAGATGTAATACGGACTGTGCTTAATATATTGCAG ACGAATACAAGCGTTGCAGCTTCTTTAGGGACATTTTTTCTACCCCAAATCACCTTGATCTTTTTGGACATGTTGAATGTGTACAG AATGTACAGTGAGCTTATTTCAAAAAGTATTTCTGAAGGGGGGCCTTATGCATCGAAATCATCCTATGTGAAACTTCTACG TTCGGTTAAGAGGGAGACACTTAAACTGATTGAGACATTCTTGGATAAGGCTGAAGATCAACCACAGATTGGAAAACAATTTGTGCCACCAATGATGGATCCTGTTCTAGGAGATTATGCTAGGAATGTTCCTGATGCAAGGGAATCAGAGGTCTTGTCCCTTTTTGCAACAATAGTTAACAA ATATAAAGCTGCAATGATTGAAGACGTTCCTCGCATATTTGAAGCTGTTTTTCAGTGCACTCTAGAG ATGATTACAAAAAACTTTGAAGATTACCCAGAGCACCGACTTAAGTTCTTTTCTCTACTCCGCGCCATAGCTACTCATTGTTTTCCTGCACTAATGTGCTTGTCAAGTCAG CAATTGAAGCTTGTTATGGATTCAATCATGTGGGCATTTCGGCATACAGAAAGGAATATTGCTGAAACTGGGCTTAACCTGTTGCTGGAAATGCTGAAAAAGTTTCAG GGCTCAGAGTTCTGTAATCAGTTCTACCAGACATACTTCGTGGCAACTGAGAATGAGATATTTGCTGTCTTGACCGATACTTTTCATAAGCCTGGGTTCAAATTACATGTCTTGGTGCTTCAGCATTTGTTTTGTCTG CTGGAAACTGGTGTGCTAACTGAGCCCCTTTGGGATGTTGCTGCAACTCCATATCCATACTCAAGTAATGCCGTTTTTGTACGTGAATATACTATAAAGCTTCTAAGTGCTTCCTTTCCGAACATGACAACAGCTGAG GTTACCCAATTTGTTAATGGACTCTTCGAGTCCACCAATGACCTCTCTACATTTAAAACGCATATACGAGATTTTCTTATAcagtcaaaagaattttcagcTCAG GATAACAAAGATCTCTATGCTGAAGAGGCTGCAGctcagagagagagagaacggCAAAGAATGCTTTCTATTCCAGGGCTGATTGCCCCAAGCGAGTTGCAAGACGAAATGGTAGACTCATAG
- the LOC101493338 gene encoding hypothetical protein At1g04090-like, giving the protein MLGSSCFRRNTIAFSQLSSFSHPQIFSLPAPILQWPQGQGFASGLVNLGEIEVFKVTKFEYIWSSAILDTKKAVVFYKPVGIPNNFHILGHYCQPSDKPLRGFVLVAKETGTSLSETNEEKLPPLRNPLDFKLFWSSNAGSQEISSGCGYFWLPEPPEGYKAIGYFVTNKPDKPELDEMCCVRADLTDECEPYRIIFSAGSRILEFSFQVWSLRPCDRGMLGKGVSVGTFLCSSGWSNGEEHHPIACLKNLNPLLPSMPNLQQIHALIEHYGPTVFFHPNEIYLPSSVDWFFDNGALLYRKGVSTGERIDATGSNLPCGGSNDGQFWIDLPSDDRRDFVKRGDLKSARLYVHVKPAVGGTFTDIVFWVFCPFNGPATLKIGIKNIPLSKIGEHVGDWEHFTLRICNFAGELYSIYFSQHSGGEWVDAHDLDYIDGNKAIVYSSKSGHASYPHPGTYIQGSSKLGLGIRNDAVRSNLYLDSSVHYELVAAEYLENVVAEPNWLQFMREWGPKIVYDLKTELDKIINALPRMLRYSMRNLFNKFPVELYGEEGPTGPKEKNNWIQDERW; this is encoded by the exons ATGCTTGGCTCCTCGTGCTTTCGTAGGAATACAATTGCATTCTCTCAATTGTCGTCTTTCTCTCACCCTCAAATCTTTTCTCTTCCTGCACCCATCCTTCAATGGCCTCAag GACAAGGTTTTGCTTCAGGACTTGTGAATCTCGGTGAAATAGAAGTTTTCAAGGTCACAAAGTTTGAGTACATTTGGAGCAGTGCCATACTAGACACTAAAAAAGCTGTTGTATTCTACAAGCCTGTAGGAATACCTAACAATTTCCATATCCTTGGCCACTACTGTCAACCAAGCGACAAACCTTTACGGGGTTTTGTACTTGTCGCAAAGGAAACGGGAACTTCCTTGTCCGAAACTAATGAGGAAAAGTTGCCTCCTTTGAGGAATCCCCTtgattttaagttattttggaGTTCAAATGCAGGTAGTCAAGAAATTTCAAGTGGATGTGGTTACTTTTGGTTACCCGAACCTCCTGAAGGTTACAAGGCCATCGGCTACTTTGTTACAAACAAACCTGACAAGCCTGAGTTGGATGAAATGTGTTGTGTTCGTGCCGACCTCACCGACGAATGTGAACCTTACCGCATAATATTTTCAGCTGGTTCTAGAATTCTAGAGTTTTCATTTCAGGTATGGAGCTTGAGACCTTGTGACCGCGGCATGCTAGGGAAAGGTGTTTCTGTTGGGACTTTTTTATGCAGTAGTGGTTGGAGCAATGGAGAAGAGCATCACCCTATTGCATGCTTGAAGAACCTAAATCCTTTACTGCCATCAATGCCTAATTTGCAACAAATTCATGCACTTATTGAGCATTATGGCCCTACTGTTTTCTTTCACCCCAACGAAATTTACTTGCCATCTTCTGTTGATTGGTTTTTCGACAACGGAGCCCTTTTGTACAGAAAGGGTGTGTCCACAGGAGAAAGAATTGATGCAACTGGCTCAAATTTACCTTGTGGAGGATCAAATGATGGACAATTTTGGATAGACTTGCCGAGTGACGATCGAAGGGATTTTGTTAAACGCGGGGACTTAAAAAGTGCAAGGCTTTATGTTCATGTGAAGCCAGCTGTTGGAGGGACTTTTACAGACATTGTATTTTGGGTATTTTGCCCTTTCAATGGACCGGCCACATTGAAAATTGGAATCAAGAATATACCTTTGAGCAAGATTGGTGAACATGTTGGTGATTGGGAGCATTTCACGCTTCGTATATGCAACTTCGCCGGAGAACTCTATAGTATATACTTCTCACAGCACAGTGGCGGCGAATGGGTGGACGCCCATGATTTGGATTATATCGATGGCAATAAAGCTATTGTTTACTCATCAAAAAGTGGACATGCAAGTTACCCTCATCCTGGAACATATATCCAAGGTTCTTCAAAACTAGGGCTAGGTATCCGGAACGATGCTGTTCGTAGTAATTTGTACTTGGATTCTAGTGTCCATTACGAGCTTGTTGCGGCTGAATATCTAGAAAATGTTGTCGCTGAGCCTAATTGGTTGCAGTTTATGAGAGAATGGGGTCCCAAAATTGTTTATGATTTAAAAACTGAGTTGGATAAGATTATCAACGCGCTTCCTCGCATGCTTCGGTATTCAATGAGGAACTTGTTTAACAAGTTTCCAGTGGAGCTGTATGGTGAGGAAGGTCCTACTGGgccaaaagagaaaaataattggATACAGGATGAGAGATGGTGA